One Bosea sp. 685 DNA segment encodes these proteins:
- a CDS encoding radical SAM protein has protein sequence MKIALIQLPFPSQSDPDPDLTNYYKLYGRMLKSILPTYSINENDLWEAPLWVAHLDGAIGREDTTFVDLSTSPFDVEICSSLVRDTLKSSDYVAFFSPLAQNFDLARGVSATLQKCGLRTVVGGNMSRLARPGDFSTVYHGLARGNIHDELVAGEKTTVTTPVVLGRNQTPLGYRPNYRFLNGYAARVPMVRINASHGCLYGCTFCGDAWSKQLHVVQIDDLKAEFSSIENTFPAAQIIYVGDKTFGQSSEAVDNLIKAKSKGNRYKYIVQSHVQIITDKLIDKMSELGVVMVEMGFETADSDLLRGMKKSNSTEKYRQTIELLTKRGMSVVLNVLGGLPASTPESHSRTIEFLNDVAGMTSMYNIYNFVPYPMTPIFSQLKDRIIDWEFKNWREDKIVVFNPYKQTRQAAWNQFTELISTCSTNVARRLQERDSSFSGEAHCG, from the coding sequence ATGAAAATCGCTCTGATTCAATTACCATTTCCGTCTCAAAGCGATCCTGATCCGGACTTAACTAATTACTATAAATTGTATGGACGTATGCTCAAGAGCATACTCCCAACCTACTCGATAAACGAAAATGATTTATGGGAAGCGCCCTTGTGGGTGGCGCATCTAGATGGTGCAATCGGAAGAGAAGATACAACCTTCGTTGACCTAAGCACGAGCCCGTTCGATGTTGAAATATGCTCATCCTTGGTCCGGGACACCCTGAAATCCTCAGACTACGTCGCCTTCTTCTCCCCGCTCGCTCAAAACTTTGATCTTGCGCGGGGCGTCTCGGCAACTCTTCAAAAATGCGGACTGCGCACAGTGGTGGGCGGGAATATGAGTCGCCTCGCTAGGCCGGGAGATTTCTCGACCGTCTACCACGGTCTCGCGAGAGGTAATATCCATGATGAATTGGTAGCCGGCGAAAAGACGACAGTTACAACACCAGTTGTCCTCGGCAGAAATCAAACGCCGCTTGGGTATAGACCAAACTACAGATTTCTCAACGGGTATGCAGCGCGGGTGCCAATGGTAAGAATTAATGCCAGTCACGGCTGCCTCTATGGCTGCACGTTCTGTGGAGATGCTTGGTCAAAGCAGTTACACGTGGTTCAGATTGATGATTTGAAAGCCGAATTTAGCAGTATAGAAAACACATTTCCAGCGGCGCAAATAATATACGTCGGCGATAAGACATTCGGCCAATCCAGTGAGGCTGTCGATAATCTAATTAAAGCCAAATCGAAAGGAAATAGATATAAATATATAGTCCAAAGTCACGTCCAAATTATAACTGATAAGCTTATTGATAAGATGTCAGAGCTTGGCGTCGTAATGGTAGAAATGGGATTCGAGACAGCGGATTCAGATCTACTGAGAGGGATGAAAAAATCAAACAGCACGGAAAAATACCGGCAAACAATCGAGCTTCTCACCAAACGCGGAATGTCGGTTGTGCTAAATGTCCTAGGTGGGCTTCCTGCATCAACGCCGGAAAGTCATAGCAGAACCATCGAATTCTTGAATGACGTCGCAGGGATGACGTCAATGTACAATATTTATAACTTCGTTCCCTACCCCATGACGCCCATTTTCTCACAACTAAAAGACAGAATTATTGACTGGGAATTTAAGAATTGGCGAGAAGATAAGATTGTTGTCTTTAATCCTTATAAGCAAACTAGGCAAGCCGCCTGGAATCAATTCACAGAGCTAATTTCAACGTGCTCGACGAATGTTGCCAGAAGACTTCAAGAGCGTGACAGCTCATTCAGCGGGGAAGCTCACTGTGGATAG
- a CDS encoding arginase family protein, with the protein MSSDPLPPWCLSKGTLFNVPPAGFSSNGGSIDVGVCSIAFDSTASTHIGARHGPNAIRAASARYSAQMNSRGRMELLNLRTGVCLSPISRNIVDFGDLHVYPTDPARQIDCSIEETAIVAAAAQQMVMLGGEHTVSYPSFAGVNKALFARGQPNLGYVQIDHHFDFGDLSSLHGRYYHGSNARRIAELPFMSPKNMGFVGQGDMTSLQQFRSLIDGGYTVSTIRDVKSRSYETCLRETLDKVCSASPGGVYISVDIDVCDCSTAPGTGNVTIGGISASEFISTADVIRHYPVKALDIVEVNPSLDRSGRTAELAARFLYEYLMLAPASCETI; encoded by the coding sequence ATGTCCAGCGACCCATTGCCTCCATGGTGCCTGTCAAAAGGTACCCTCTTTAATGTGCCTCCAGCCGGGTTTAGTTCAAATGGCGGCAGCATCGACGTGGGTGTCTGTTCAATCGCGTTCGACTCGACGGCGTCCACGCATATCGGAGCGCGGCACGGCCCAAACGCAATACGGGCGGCGAGCGCTCGATATTCGGCTCAAATGAATAGCCGTGGTAGAATGGAGCTACTCAACCTGAGAACCGGAGTATGTTTATCTCCTATATCTAGAAATATCGTCGATTTTGGCGACCTGCATGTTTATCCGACTGATCCGGCACGGCAAATTGATTGCTCTATCGAAGAGACGGCCATCGTTGCCGCCGCGGCGCAGCAAATGGTGATGCTGGGAGGCGAGCATACCGTCTCTTATCCATCGTTTGCGGGAGTCAATAAAGCGCTTTTTGCTCGCGGGCAGCCAAATCTCGGTTATGTTCAAATTGATCATCACTTCGATTTTGGTGATTTATCTTCCCTGCACGGAAGATACTATCACGGCTCGAACGCGCGACGCATTGCGGAACTTCCCTTTATGAGCCCAAAAAACATGGGCTTCGTTGGGCAAGGCGACATGACGTCCCTTCAGCAGTTTCGGAGCTTGATAGACGGTGGATATACAGTTTCCACAATACGCGACGTAAAATCTAGATCCTATGAAACCTGCCTTCGCGAGACACTTGATAAGGTTTGTAGCGCCAGCCCAGGTGGTGTCTATATTTCCGTGGACATTGATGTGTGTGACTGCTCAACGGCCCCAGGGACAGGAAACGTCACTATAGGTGGAATTTCGGCCAGTGAATTCATTTCCACGGCCGACGTGATACGCCATTATCCCGTGAAGGCTCTAGACATAGTCGAAGTCAATCCATCGTTGGACAGATCCGGAAGAACCGCTGAGTTAGCCGCGAGATTCTTGTACGAGTACTTGATGCTTGCTCCGGCCTCGTGTGAGACGATCTGA
- a CDS encoding aminoglycoside phosphotransferase family protein: MHLGAITAILEDKYTSWRPEFVAVGQGLDSIAYRAVHPDFGPVVVKVPLSRIITNDNDEYLSSEDLLKQEVKIYDAVRSAGIPTPEPYYLHVGRDGLLFLLMSYVETDKSAPNGHECGAILRRLHNAKFDLPYRTVCCVEECTELTIAKLIVKRCTAISRLSGLTINLPSYQTLFDSQKSPYRNDSLLHLDYRSDNILCLKSSVKGVIDWSNALIGSPLIEIFRVIESNEFGDDFFRGYGHYQSCSHTCEIIYRLYTVSMLCIVFLSEAPDEVLARRYLDRLIELTTDLKLQLKRSAP; this comes from the coding sequence ATGCATTTGGGCGCGATCACGGCGATTCTTGAAGACAAATACACTAGCTGGCGGCCCGAATTTGTAGCCGTAGGCCAGGGGCTCGACTCAATCGCTTACCGAGCCGTGCATCCAGATTTCGGCCCCGTTGTAGTAAAAGTGCCGCTGTCTCGTATAATAACCAATGATAATGACGAGTACCTGAGTTCAGAGGATCTTCTGAAGCAGGAGGTGAAAATCTACGATGCGGTTCGTTCCGCTGGTATCCCAACTCCGGAGCCGTACTATCTTCACGTTGGGCGCGACGGTTTATTGTTTTTACTCATGTCTTATGTCGAGACCGACAAAAGCGCGCCAAACGGCCATGAGTGCGGCGCAATTCTTCGTAGATTGCATAACGCTAAATTTGACCTCCCGTATCGTACGGTATGTTGTGTGGAAGAATGTACCGAACTCACGATAGCTAAACTGATAGTCAAGCGGTGCACCGCAATTTCTCGCCTTTCGGGCCTCACGATTAATCTGCCATCATACCAAACATTGTTTGACTCTCAAAAATCTCCATACAGAAACGACTCACTTCTTCACCTAGACTATAGATCTGATAATATCCTTTGTCTAAAAAGCTCCGTCAAGGGAGTGATTGATTGGTCGAACGCACTCATTGGAAGCCCGTTGATCGAGATATTCCGGGTGATTGAAAGCAATGAGTTTGGCGATGATTTCTTTCGCGGTTATGGTCACTACCAATCTTGTTCACATACATGCGAGATAATATACAGGCTCTATACCGTGAGTATGTTGTGTATCGTTTTTCTCTCCGAAGCGCCAGATGAGGTTCTCGCGAGACGATATCTGGATCGATTGATCGAGCTCACGACGGATCTTAAGCTACAGCTCAAGAGGTCAGCACCATGA
- a CDS encoding cob(I)yrinic acid a,c-diamide adenosyltransferase — translation MVKLNKIYTRTGDRGSTGLGDGSRRSKDDLRVEAYGAVDEVNSSIGVARLSCSHRVDELLDRVQQDLFDVGADLCCPPDQSQTRLRVVEEQIESLEGAIDELNHNLSPLNSFVLPGGAAASAHLHIARAVARRAERRTVALSKVEEINEITVKYLNRLSDLLFVMARFENKLGSGDVLWVPGVNRNAR, via the coding sequence ATGGTAAAATTGAATAAAATCTATACCAGGACAGGCGATCGTGGCAGCACTGGCCTCGGTGATGGATCTCGCCGGTCAAAAGATGACCTTCGCGTGGAGGCATATGGAGCCGTGGATGAGGTCAACTCTAGCATCGGGGTAGCCAGACTATCTTGTTCGCACCGAGTGGACGAGTTACTTGATCGCGTCCAACAGGACCTCTTCGACGTGGGAGCCGATCTTTGCTGTCCCCCAGATCAGAGCCAAACCCGGCTCCGTGTTGTGGAGGAGCAGATCGAGAGTCTTGAGGGGGCTATCGATGAACTCAATCACAACTTATCGCCATTGAATTCATTTGTCCTGCCGGGTGGCGCTGCGGCATCAGCGCATCTGCATATTGCCAGGGCTGTTGCCCGACGCGCAGAGCGCCGCACGGTGGCCCTTTCCAAGGTGGAGGAGATTAACGAGATAACCGTTAAATACCTCAATCGCCTGTCCGATCTTCTATTCGTAATGGCAAGGTTTGAAAATAAATTGGGCTCGGGGGACGTGCTCTGGGTTCCGGGTGTAAATCGGAATGCTAGATAA
- a CDS encoding IucA/IucC family protein, whose product MNSEHDNNEYIRRAKLESLSRILTCISDEELFRVEFSLCRDNVRFFELALPGLACVLTATLDLRDANKTICQIRLLSGGAIRLIDDPVDLIVALCDGFFVGVDTTIRERLINESRNNLANLTNSIKRFSDWADELSTELRLKNSTNLWDLIGQSDYWKAARFFEQWGSRGHPIHPFPKTKVGFTVEESTMYSPEYSSELPVTLLSIKREYVSVESLQSFGRCVDYMSENYEAWINRWKNDLTERGIDHRNYDAIPVHPWQLGNVISVLFADLIAKGDIIIGAGSAESFAPTLSFRTMMPVATSRPYIKLPVSVQATSVIRSLSHARAITGPRLSGIIQEVLSKDLALQRLIDFFPEELGVYLNGRGVTHIPDWNRNLSAIFRAPGSFMVNNAATFVVTAALTQASPGSGTPLFAEISLAYDRKTETGCLLLFKRYVDILIYSLLTMYMKYGIAWEGHQQNTGFLFDHHGKLARLALRDCSGLRIFGPDLEARGIKFEGVDGSDSAICDRGIVRAQLLHTLYRQNLGEIVNCLHLFIGIPKADLWKIAAFTTYKVIFLNKDTFLGDYKEEIEHFLYRDWSSKAFLSMRFREKGYLDIESRHPNPMRSFYEELKDLSPAEMTHELET is encoded by the coding sequence ATGAATTCTGAGCATGATAATAATGAATATATTCGCCGAGCTAAGCTTGAGTCGCTGAGTCGTATATTAACCTGCATATCGGATGAGGAGTTATTTAGGGTTGAATTTTCTTTATGCCGCGATAATGTTCGGTTTTTCGAATTGGCGCTTCCTGGCCTAGCGTGCGTATTAACCGCAACACTCGACCTACGGGATGCAAATAAGACAATTTGCCAGATAAGACTTCTTAGCGGCGGGGCTATACGCTTAATCGATGATCCGGTGGACTTAATCGTCGCGCTTTGTGACGGTTTTTTCGTTGGTGTCGACACAACCATAAGAGAGAGACTCATCAACGAATCACGAAATAATTTGGCGAATCTTACGAATTCGATTAAACGCTTTTCTGATTGGGCGGATGAACTTTCAACTGAGCTTCGGTTGAAAAACTCCACCAATCTATGGGACCTAATCGGGCAATCAGATTACTGGAAGGCGGCTCGTTTTTTCGAGCAATGGGGATCCAGAGGCCATCCCATACATCCATTTCCGAAGACGAAGGTTGGTTTTACCGTCGAAGAATCAACTATGTATTCGCCGGAGTATTCGAGCGAGTTGCCCGTTACTTTATTGTCGATTAAGAGGGAATATGTTAGCGTAGAGTCGCTGCAATCTTTCGGACGTTGCGTCGACTACATGTCCGAGAATTATGAGGCTTGGATAAATAGATGGAAGAATGATTTAACCGAGCGAGGGATTGACCACCGTAACTATGATGCGATACCAGTTCATCCTTGGCAACTTGGCAACGTGATATCTGTATTATTTGCAGATCTAATTGCCAAGGGCGACATTATAATCGGAGCAGGCTCGGCCGAATCCTTCGCACCGACCCTGTCCTTTCGAACAATGATGCCTGTCGCAACTTCGCGCCCCTACATAAAGCTACCTGTATCTGTCCAAGCAACGAGCGTAATCCGCTCTTTGTCTCACGCTCGCGCTATAACCGGTCCTAGACTCAGCGGGATCATCCAAGAGGTCCTTTCTAAGGATCTTGCATTGCAGCGTCTGATTGACTTCTTTCCGGAGGAATTGGGTGTCTATTTGAACGGGCGGGGCGTAACCCACATCCCGGACTGGAATAGGAACCTTTCTGCGATCTTCCGCGCGCCCGGTTCGTTCATGGTGAATAATGCCGCAACTTTTGTAGTTACGGCTGCCCTCACCCAAGCATCTCCTGGATCAGGCACTCCATTATTTGCTGAGATTTCGCTTGCATATGATCGAAAAACCGAGACTGGGTGCCTTTTATTGTTTAAGAGATATGTCGATATATTGATTTATTCACTTTTAACCATGTATATGAAGTATGGTATCGCCTGGGAAGGGCATCAGCAAAATACGGGGTTTCTTTTCGACCATCATGGAAAGCTAGCGCGTTTGGCGCTACGGGACTGCTCGGGCCTGCGTATATTTGGACCTGATTTGGAGGCAAGAGGCATAAAATTCGAAGGTGTCGATGGATCGGATTCCGCAATATGTGATAGAGGAATCGTGCGAGCTCAGCTTTTGCACACCTTATATAGACAGAATTTAGGCGAAATTGTAAATTGTTTGCATTTATTTATTGGAATACCTAAAGCCGACCTATGGAAAATTGCAGCTTTCACCACATATAAAGTTATTTTTTTAAACAAAGATACGTTTTTAGGCGACTATAAGGAAGAGATCGAACATTTTCTTTACCGAGACTGGAGTTCGAAGGCTTTTCTTTCCATGCGGTTTCGAGAAAAGGGATATCTCGACATTGAGAGCCGTCATCCGAATCCCATGAGGTCTTTCTACGAGGAACTTAAGGACCTCAGCCCCGCGGAAATGACCCATGAACTCGAAACCTGA
- a CDS encoding MFS transporter yields the protein MNSKPESHPTAGFWASLLDPPWRWALAAVLAQHTGTWMQIVSVGWLVAEKTQSPMGPALLFCAANIPSLVFLIPSGRFADRTAGKLKVVATCLISQAIVGLVLALAVTFQAGSLAALFLAVFAFGTAEAFLAPHWHATIPELVQRPNLQSAIGLNRLAFQAARMSVPAMAGFVINLYGTTIAIYLVSITMLVSSLLFSRAYFLIGHSSPKVVSDDDLGFSVWSLLHPSHELAHLLYLVAIVNLIGSIFPSLVPIIVMKEWGGAAKDYGIMYSCYGSGAVLGIIFSVRIRKTLNGSSGVFSILFFVYACGIAVIGIADWWPLKYGLAAILGGSFAASSSLLNFYVQSELDDNRRGRVISLYLLTLFASLTVGGLVWGALGDLIGLSRCLILAGISFLLLSILVFWKNV from the coding sequence ATGAACTCGAAACCTGAAAGTCACCCGACCGCAGGTTTTTGGGCATCGCTATTAGACCCTCCCTGGAGATGGGCGCTGGCCGCCGTTTTGGCTCAGCACACTGGGACATGGATGCAAATTGTGTCGGTCGGGTGGCTGGTTGCGGAAAAGACTCAAAGCCCCATGGGCCCTGCCCTCCTCTTTTGTGCGGCCAATATCCCTTCCTTAGTGTTCTTGATTCCAAGCGGGCGGTTCGCGGATCGCACAGCTGGAAAATTGAAGGTTGTAGCGACCTGTCTGATCTCCCAGGCAATAGTCGGACTCGTGTTGGCGCTTGCGGTGACGTTTCAGGCCGGGTCCTTAGCCGCTCTGTTTCTTGCGGTTTTTGCATTTGGAACAGCGGAAGCGTTTTTGGCGCCACACTGGCACGCCACCATTCCAGAGCTCGTGCAGAGGCCGAATCTCCAGAGCGCTATTGGTTTGAATAGGCTCGCCTTTCAAGCGGCGCGAATGTCGGTTCCAGCTATGGCAGGTTTTGTGATCAATTTGTATGGCACCACCATCGCGATCTATCTAGTCTCCATAACGATGTTGGTGTCTTCTTTACTTTTTTCGCGCGCCTATTTTCTTATTGGCCACTCTTCTCCTAAGGTTGTTAGTGATGACGATCTTGGATTTTCTGTTTGGTCTTTGCTTCACCCCTCTCACGAACTTGCTCATCTACTTTACCTTGTTGCTATTGTGAATTTGATAGGAAGTATATTTCCATCACTTGTACCGATAATCGTTATGAAGGAGTGGGGCGGGGCGGCAAAGGATTATGGCATCATGTATAGCTGCTACGGCTCCGGCGCAGTTCTCGGTATAATTTTCTCGGTTAGAATTAGGAAAACGCTTAATGGGTCCTCGGGCGTTTTCTCCATATTGTTCTTTGTCTATGCATGCGGCATTGCAGTAATTGGTATAGCCGATTGGTGGCCGTTGAAGTATGGATTAGCGGCCATCCTAGGAGGCTCATTTGCGGCGTCATCTAGTTTACTGAATTTTTACGTCCAATCTGAACTTGACGATAACCGGAGAGGTCGGGTAATATCTCTTTATTTACTCACTTTATTCGCATCTCTAACCGTCGGTGGGTTGGTCTGGGGCGCACTCGGTGATTTGATAGGGCTTTCACGCTGCCTGATCTTGGCGGGAATTTCTTTTTTATTATTGTCCATTTTGGTATTTTGGAAAAATGTATGA